The segment CTCTGGTTTATGACACGCGCAGAGAACGCCCTCCTGCGTGACCAGCAGCGGCTCACAGAGCTGGAATTACGCAACGCGCGCCAGCACGCCGAAGCCGAACGCATCCTGACGCAGCGCGAGATCGCTGACCTGCGGAGACAGCTTTCCCCTCGGTAAAATTCGCTCTGCCGCCGCCACAGGCCGCCGATCGAACTGGTCATCGGCCAGCGAGCGAGATTCCACCCACGGTCAGCCGCGGCTGCCCATGGTCCGCCCGGTCTTTTGGGGGCGAAAACGGATCACAGACTAGGACTTGCCAGACGTGCCATCACCCTAACACTGCGCCCGGTATGATTATCCAACCCCGCGTTCGCGGATTTGTCTGCGTCACCTCTCACCCCGTGGGTTGTGCCGCTCACGTTCAGGAATGGATCGATTACGTTAAGTCGAAGGGCGTGATCGCCCACGGGCCGAAGAAGGTCCTCGTGATCGGTGCCTCCACGGGCTACGGGCTGGCTTCCCGAGTGACCGCCGCGTTCGGATCCGGCGCCGCCACGATCGGCGTGTTCTACGAGCGTCCCTCCGAGGAGGGACGGTTGGCGACGCCGGGTTGGTATAACAGCATCGGGTTCACGCGCGCCGCGCGCGCCGCCGGGCTATACGCCCGCAACTTCAACGGCGACGCCTTTTCCGACGACATCAAGAAGCAGGTGCTCGACGCCATCAAAGCCGATCTCGGCCAGGTGGACTTGGTCATCTACTCGCTCGCTTCGCCCCGCCGGACGCATCCGCGCACCGGGACGGTGCACAAATCCGTCCTCAAACCCGTCGGTGCGCCCTACACCAACAAGACGGTCGACACCGACACCGGGATCGTCAGCGAGATCACGATCGAACCCGCCACCGAAACCGAGATCGCCGACACGATCGCGGTGATGGGCGGCGAGGATTGGGAGCTGTGGATGCACGCCCTCCGCGACGCCAACCTCCTCGCGCCCAACGCGCAAACCGTCGCCTACTCTTACATCGGCCCGGAGGTCACCTGGCCGGTCTACAAAAACGGCACGATCGGTCTCGCCAAGAACGACCTGGAGCGCGCCGCGCAAGCGCTCGACGCACTGCTCAAGCCCACCGGCGGCCGCGCGTTCATCGCGGTGAACAAGGCGCTGGTCACGCAAGCCAGCTCGGCGATTCCCGTCGTGCCACTCTACATTTCGATTCTCTACAAGATCATGAAGGCCCGCGGTACGCATGAACGCTGCATCGAGCAGATGCAGCGGCTGTTCGCGACGCACATGTACAACGGCC is part of the Opitutus terrae PB90-1 genome and harbors:
- the fabV gene encoding enoyl-ACP reductase FabV, with the translated sequence MIIQPRVRGFVCVTSHPVGCAAHVQEWIDYVKSKGVIAHGPKKVLVIGASTGYGLASRVTAAFGSGAATIGVFYERPSEEGRLATPGWYNSIGFTRAARAAGLYARNFNGDAFSDDIKKQVLDAIKADLGQVDLVIYSLASPRRTHPRTGTVHKSVLKPVGAPYTNKTVDTDTGIVSEITIEPATETEIADTIAVMGGEDWELWMHALRDANLLAPNAQTVAYSYIGPEVTWPVYKNGTIGLAKNDLERAAQALDALLKPTGGRAFIAVNKALVTQASSAIPVVPLYISILYKIMKARGTHERCIEQMQRLFATHMYNGQTPRFDETGRVRIDDLEMAPEVQAAVREIWPTVTTANLVERTDIAGYRSEFLRLFGFGMPGVDYQADVDPHIPMI